One stretch of Natronobacterium texcoconense DNA includes these proteins:
- a CDS encoding AAA family ATPase has translation MDAPLWTDTYAPELAELPQDDARDYLERAVDEPINLLLQGPPGSGKTAAARALAREAHEDPDNDLVEINVADFFGRTKTEIKNDPRFEQFLVGRSSMSKRDMINHVLKESASYSSVSGEYKTILLDNAEDVREDFQQALRRIMEQHHRTTQFIVATRQPTKLIPPIRSRCFPVSFRSPTSDEIEIVLERILEAEDVEYDEDGLEFVAGYANGNLRRAILAAQTTVEGEGELTMTAAYETIGDVGVDDEVESMLEDAEDGEFTDARSTLDDLLIDEGLDGEEVVDAILRVARKRYQGDRLARIHRLAGDIEFEMHEGTSDRIHVARLLSELSRES, from the coding sequence ATGGACGCGCCGCTGTGGACCGACACGTACGCCCCGGAGCTGGCCGAGTTGCCACAGGACGACGCTCGCGACTACCTCGAGCGAGCCGTCGACGAGCCGATCAATCTTCTCCTGCAGGGACCTCCTGGAAGCGGCAAGACCGCAGCGGCGCGTGCGCTCGCCCGCGAAGCACACGAAGACCCCGATAACGACCTCGTCGAGATCAACGTCGCCGACTTCTTCGGCCGGACGAAAACCGAGATCAAGAACGATCCACGGTTCGAGCAGTTCCTCGTCGGCCGCTCCTCGATGTCCAAACGCGACATGATCAACCACGTCCTCAAGGAGTCGGCCAGCTACTCGTCGGTCTCGGGCGAGTACAAGACGATCCTGCTGGACAACGCCGAGGACGTCCGCGAGGACTTCCAGCAGGCGCTGCGCCGGATCATGGAGCAACACCACCGGACGACGCAGTTTATCGTCGCCACTCGCCAGCCCACCAAACTCATCCCGCCGATCCGCTCGCGGTGTTTCCCAGTCTCCTTCCGTTCGCCGACGAGCGACGAGATCGAGATCGTTCTGGAACGGATTCTCGAGGCAGAAGACGTCGAGTACGACGAGGACGGCCTCGAGTTCGTCGCGGGATACGCGAACGGGAACCTTCGGCGGGCGATCCTCGCGGCCCAGACGACCGTCGAGGGCGAGGGCGAACTCACGATGACGGCGGCCTACGAGACCATCGGCGACGTCGGCGTCGACGACGAGGTCGAGTCGATGCTCGAAGACGCCGAGGACGGCGAGTTCACGGATGCTCGCAGCACGCTCGACGACCTGCTGATCGACGAGGGATTAGACGGCGAGGAGGTCGTCGACGCGATCCTTCGGGTCGCCCGCAAACGCTACCAGGGTGACCGACTCGCGCGGATCCACCGACTCGCGGGCGATATCGAGTTCGAGATGCACGAGGGGACGAGCGATCGGATTCACGTCGCGCGGCTGCTGTCGGAACTGAGTCGGGAGAGCTAA
- a CDS encoding DUF7282 domain-containing protein produces the protein MSTRSTFGTIKRIVAILIAIGIVLAAGIIVGQAPAIFGVEEDPTASITVEDQETNGTVVEIDEVTLSDGGFVVVSEDGETLVVSDYLESGTHENATIESEEEELTGKLTATVHQDTTDDETYAYEETDGEEDRPYLSDGFPVSDTATVTTAELDDPLDESFAVESLDVRPTVTTNETLQVIAEIENPTEFDGPQSVEFRLDGRVLEQRALDLSAGESTEVTFEFDTSDTTPGERTIGVYTDGDGELETIEFEFHTDPSVAITETSEDEVTADVATPTDGFVAIVDDENATDEDGLDVDLEDVVGTSEELEPGEHENVTIGFDENATVDESDELAAVLYEGDPDDLEAASPVEHDDEPVVTTFTIADGQQLEAGETDLEVENGADDDGDDGDE, from the coding sequence ATGAGCACGAGATCGACTTTCGGCACGATAAAACGGATCGTCGCCATCCTGATCGCGATCGGGATCGTCCTCGCCGCGGGCATCATCGTCGGGCAGGCCCCCGCGATCTTCGGTGTCGAGGAGGATCCGACGGCGTCGATCACCGTCGAGGACCAGGAGACGAACGGTACTGTCGTCGAAATCGACGAGGTAACCCTCTCCGACGGCGGCTTCGTCGTCGTCAGCGAGGACGGAGAAACCCTCGTCGTCTCCGACTACCTCGAGAGCGGCACCCACGAGAACGCGACTATCGAGAGCGAAGAGGAGGAACTTACTGGAAAGCTCACCGCGACTGTCCACCAGGATACCACCGACGACGAGACCTACGCCTACGAGGAAACCGATGGCGAAGAGGACCGACCCTACCTCTCGGACGGCTTCCCGGTCAGCGACACCGCGACCGTAACGACGGCCGAACTCGACGACCCGCTCGACGAGTCGTTCGCTGTCGAATCGCTCGACGTCCGGCCCACCGTGACGACCAACGAAACGCTTCAGGTCATCGCCGAAATCGAGAACCCGACCGAGTTCGACGGCCCACAATCCGTCGAGTTCCGCCTCGACGGACGGGTCCTCGAGCAGCGCGCGCTCGATCTGTCTGCAGGCGAGTCCACCGAAGTGACCTTCGAATTCGACACGAGCGATACGACACCGGGCGAGCGAACCATCGGGGTCTACACCGACGGGGACGGCGAACTCGAGACGATCGAGTTCGAGTTCCACACTGATCCAAGCGTTGCGATCACCGAGACGAGCGAGGACGAGGTAACGGCTGACGTCGCGACGCCGACCGACGGCTTCGTCGCGATCGTCGACGACGAGAATGCGACCGACGAGGACGGACTCGACGTCGACCTCGAGGACGTCGTCGGCACGAGCGAAGAACTCGAACCCGGCGAACACGAGAACGTCACGATCGGTTTCGACGAGAACGCGACCGTCGACGAGAGCGACGAACTCGCGGCCGTCCTCTACGAGGGCGATCCCGACGACCTCGAGGCGGCTTCGCCGGTCGAACACGACGACGAACCGGTCGTGACGACGTTTACCATCGCCGACGGCCAGCAACTCGAGGCCGGCGAGACGGACCTCGAGGTCGAAAACGGTGCGGACGACGACGGTGACGACGGCGACGAGTAA
- a CDS encoding poly-gamma-glutamate biosynthesis protein PgsC/CapC encodes MIVAATLTVLGLLIGIGIVQQYGLRLSGVLVVPLFAVYALYDFVAIPAFALGIVAAYGGLMVLQRRTFLFGRQLLLASMGISMAVPLGVFGGLTLAGVPGLTLSEFTFIGSILPGVAAYNYHQLESDRRRDDVLLSAATLLGLTGLGVALVNLPLAPYLGTITPPVLYGEGSDIAAVQDATISDGETPLEAPLPLILAAIFVGMVVSEGAYLRWGIRLNGIIALPLLALFTLRSAAVLPLYLVALAVVYGLITLLHRWSLLYGRVLLASGLVIAILVSVPVAMLAPVTSGIHLFFTAILSGIGAYNFHRMPPKHRSTSFVLSAGAFVAFLGGLQLLIDPSPAALVSDPNIILIATVAIVVVIVAAVTAVRLERLRPSAAERRRIASHDRTDT; translated from the coding sequence ATGATCGTCGCAGCCACCCTCACGGTACTCGGTCTCCTGATCGGAATCGGGATCGTCCAGCAGTACGGGCTCCGGCTCTCCGGAGTCCTCGTCGTGCCGCTGTTTGCCGTGTACGCGCTGTACGATTTCGTCGCGATACCGGCGTTCGCGCTCGGTATCGTCGCCGCCTACGGCGGTCTGATGGTCCTCCAGCGCCGAACGTTCCTGTTCGGCCGCCAGCTCCTGCTGGCGAGTATGGGGATCAGCATGGCCGTCCCCCTCGGTGTTTTCGGTGGACTCACACTCGCCGGCGTGCCCGGGCTCACCCTCTCCGAATTCACGTTCATCGGGAGCATCCTCCCGGGCGTCGCCGCGTACAACTACCACCAGCTCGAGTCGGATCGACGCCGCGATGACGTGCTGTTGAGCGCCGCGACACTGCTCGGGCTGACCGGGCTCGGTGTTGCGCTCGTCAATCTTCCCCTGGCTCCGTACCTCGGCACGATTACGCCGCCGGTGTTGTACGGAGAAGGATCGGACATCGCTGCCGTCCAGGACGCGACGATCTCCGATGGCGAAACGCCCCTCGAGGCACCGCTCCCGTTGATCCTTGCCGCGATCTTCGTCGGAATGGTCGTTTCTGAGGGGGCGTACCTGCGCTGGGGAATCAGGCTCAACGGCATCATCGCCTTGCCGTTGCTCGCGTTGTTTACGCTTCGGTCGGCCGCAGTTCTCCCGCTGTATCTCGTGGCGCTCGCCGTCGTCTACGGGCTGATAACGCTGCTTCACCGCTGGTCGCTGCTGTACGGGCGGGTGTTGCTCGCGAGCGGCCTGGTCATCGCGATACTCGTCTCCGTGCCGGTCGCGATGCTGGCCCCGGTCACGAGCGGGATTCACCTGTTCTTCACGGCGATCCTGAGCGGTATCGGCGCGTACAACTTCCACCGGATGCCGCCGAAACATCGGTCGACGTCGTTCGTGCTCTCCGCGGGCGCGTTCGTCGCCTTCCTCGGTGGCCTGCAACTGCTGATCGATCCGTCACCGGCGGCGCTCGTCTCCGATCCGAACATCATCCTGATCGCGACCGTCGCGATCGTCGTCGTGATCGTCGCCGCGGTGACAGCCGTCCGACTCGAGCGGCTTCGGCCGAGTGCTGCCGAGCGTCGTCGAATCGCCTCCCACGATCGCACCGACACCTGA
- a CDS encoding Mur ligase family protein, whose translation MAHLNLDLPIAEPVTRIAKQLTTPLTRGIAHRQRLSDIDVRIVVSGTRGKSGTTERLHDVLRSRGYDVYAKITGNHPTSLYNGDRHDVERGERVTLYENVRELRKYAPADALILENQGITDYTTRMMNEAFGKPDVLVVTNVRQDHRDTLGGSRADIARAFARATPEGTHVVSGEQDPRLQAYLERELEAIGATITHVGVPENHRDLPGAETVYAIDEVLSAIGEEPLSDRIIDDMLEEFRLAWTSIPNGRVFNAADVNDVESTELVRQTLVDGTDEVVQPLLYLRRDRRARTASFRDYLESLADRGSIEQVRVAGGHADLFAEKTTFPVVVHDEESEPADAVLEEAIADGWPVLVMGNTVAEFMRDLDDAIQRRADAVDRRREDEEAAAAENERSSSDERRRNEPKQLPA comes from the coding sequence ATGGCACACCTCAATCTCGACCTCCCCATCGCGGAACCGGTCACACGAATCGCGAAACAACTCACGACGCCGCTGACGCGTGGCATCGCCCACCGCCAGCGATTGTCGGACATCGACGTTCGTATCGTCGTCTCCGGCACGCGCGGTAAGTCCGGGACGACCGAACGTCTCCACGACGTCCTCCGATCGCGCGGCTACGACGTCTATGCGAAGATCACCGGGAACCACCCGACGTCGCTGTACAACGGCGATCGACACGACGTCGAGCGAGGCGAGCGCGTCACGCTCTACGAGAACGTTCGCGAACTCCGCAAGTACGCGCCCGCCGACGCCCTCATCCTCGAGAACCAGGGGATCACGGACTACACCACGCGGATGATGAACGAGGCGTTCGGGAAACCGGACGTACTCGTCGTCACGAACGTCCGTCAGGACCACCGCGACACACTCGGTGGCTCCCGTGCCGACATCGCACGCGCGTTCGCTCGAGCGACCCCCGAGGGAACCCACGTCGTCAGCGGCGAGCAAGATCCCCGACTGCAGGCGTATCTCGAGCGCGAGCTCGAGGCGATCGGCGCGACGATTACCCACGTCGGCGTCCCGGAGAACCACCGCGACCTGCCGGGTGCGGAGACCGTGTACGCGATCGACGAGGTACTCTCCGCGATCGGCGAAGAACCGCTGTCCGATCGTATCATCGACGACATGCTCGAGGAGTTCCGGCTCGCGTGGACGTCGATCCCGAACGGTCGCGTGTTCAACGCCGCCGACGTCAACGACGTCGAGAGTACGGAACTCGTCAGGCAAACGCTGGTCGACGGTACGGATGAAGTCGTCCAGCCGTTGCTCTACCTGCGCCGTGATCGCCGCGCCCGCACCGCATCGTTCCGGGACTACCTCGAGTCGCTCGCGGACCGAGGCTCGATCGAGCAAGTCCGCGTTGCGGGAGGGCACGCGGACCTGTTCGCCGAGAAGACGACGTTTCCGGTCGTCGTCCACGACGAGGAGTCGGAGCCCGCGGATGCGGTGCTCGAGGAGGCGATCGCCGACGGGTGGCCGGTTCTCGTGATGGGCAACACTGTCGCGGAGTTCATGCGCGATCTCGACGACGCGATCCAGCGACGAGCCGACGCCGTCGACCGACGTCGGGAAGACGAGGAGGCAGCCGCAGCCGAGAACGAGCGTAGTAGTTCCGACGAACGGCGTCGGAACGAGCCGAAGCAACTGCCAGCGTAG
- the rnz gene encoding ribonuclease Z, with protein MPLRVTFLGTAGAIPTTERNPSGIFVAREGEELLFDAGEGTQRQMMRFGTGFSVSHLFVTHIHGDHVFGIPGLLQTMSFNDREEPLAIHTPHGTRRQVKGLVNALGNRPDFPVRIHEVGDGDVPYRADEYEVRAFETDHDARSVGYALVEDDRKGRFDRERAEELGVPAGPKFSQLHEGNTVELEDGTVVEPDQVVGEPRPGRTIVYTGDTRPTVQTIEIADEPDLLIHDATFAEDEAERAAETAHSTARQAAEIANRADAKRLALVHISSRYTGGADDHLEQAREICAGEVFVPADGQTLEVPYPDD; from the coding sequence ATGCCACTGCGCGTGACGTTTCTGGGGACGGCCGGTGCGATTCCGACGACCGAACGGAATCCAAGCGGTATCTTCGTCGCCCGCGAAGGGGAGGAGCTGCTGTTCGACGCCGGCGAGGGGACCCAGCGTCAGATGATGCGGTTCGGAACTGGCTTTTCCGTCTCGCATCTGTTCGTCACGCACATCCACGGCGACCACGTCTTCGGGATTCCTGGACTCCTCCAGACGATGTCTTTCAACGACCGCGAGGAGCCACTGGCGATCCACACGCCTCATGGGACACGTCGTCAGGTGAAAGGGCTGGTCAACGCCCTCGGCAACCGACCCGACTTCCCGGTCCGGATCCACGAGGTCGGCGACGGCGACGTCCCCTACCGCGCCGACGAGTACGAGGTCCGGGCGTTCGAGACCGACCACGACGCCCGTTCTGTCGGCTACGCGCTCGTCGAGGACGATCGCAAGGGCCGGTTCGACCGCGAACGCGCCGAAGAACTCGGCGTTCCCGCCGGTCCAAAATTCTCGCAACTTCACGAGGGTAATACGGTCGAACTCGAGGACGGCACGGTCGTCGAACCCGACCAGGTCGTCGGCGAGCCCCGACCCGGACGGACGATCGTTTACACCGGTGACACGCGCCCGACCGTCCAAACGATCGAAATCGCCGACGAACCCGACCTGCTGATTCACGACGCCACCTTCGCCGAGGACGAGGCAGAGCGAGCAGCGGAAACCGCTCACTCGACGGCGCGTCAGGCCGCCGAAATCGCGAACCGGGCGGACGCGAAACGCCTCGCGCTGGTCCACATCTCCTCGCGGTACACCGGCGGCGCCGACGACCACCTGGAGCAGGCCCGAGAGATCTGTGCGGGCGAGGTCTTCGTTCCCGCCGACGGCCAGACACTCGAGGTTCCGTACCCCGACGACTAG
- a CDS encoding TIGR00341 family protein gives MRHIQVTIPTGKRQAVLELLDEEGIDYVVTDESSSREYDAVVSFPLPTNAVEPVLDSLQEVGIEEESYTVVVDAETVASRQFDELQEEYATESVEEEQISRQELVTQAEELTPTFSVFFTMTLISAVVATVGLLLDSPAVVVGSMVIAPLIGPALSASIGTVVNDRDVFLTGMRYQFTGVAGGIIAAAIVAWLVQSMLLVPPGLEITEIDEVSERIAPELLLLPVALGAGAAGVLSLATGFSIAIVGVMIAAALVPPMAAAGIAIAWGLPIAALGSTVLVLVNLLGVNLSGLVTLWYLGYRPGSWFEISTAQRQFVKQIGIFVVVIALLSLFLTGITYTSYQVSAFEETATQESEAVLAEYDDATLLEVDVEVREDGAPIGTSLDATQQIDVVIIEVGGPPGVYDAELIERLETAINEHTTDDVAVQVRFVTIGENYSSH, from the coding sequence ATGCGCCATATCCAGGTCACGATCCCGACCGGGAAACGGCAGGCGGTCCTCGAACTCCTGGACGAGGAGGGGATCGACTACGTCGTGACCGACGAGAGCAGCAGTCGGGAGTACGACGCCGTCGTCTCCTTTCCGCTCCCGACGAACGCCGTCGAACCCGTTCTCGACTCGCTGCAGGAGGTCGGGATCGAGGAGGAGTCCTACACCGTCGTCGTCGACGCCGAGACGGTCGCCTCGAGGCAGTTCGACGAACTACAGGAGGAGTACGCCACCGAGAGCGTCGAGGAAGAACAGATCTCCCGGCAGGAACTGGTTACCCAGGCCGAGGAACTGACGCCGACGTTCAGCGTCTTCTTCACGATGACGCTGATCAGCGCCGTCGTCGCGACCGTCGGCCTCCTGCTGGACTCGCCGGCTGTCGTCGTCGGGTCGATGGTGATCGCACCGCTGATCGGACCCGCCCTGAGCGCCTCGATCGGGACTGTCGTCAACGATCGCGACGTGTTCCTTACGGGGATGCGCTACCAGTTCACCGGCGTCGCCGGCGGTATAATCGCTGCAGCCATCGTCGCCTGGCTGGTCCAGTCGATGCTGCTCGTTCCGCCGGGCCTCGAGATCACCGAAATCGACGAGGTTTCCGAGCGGATCGCTCCCGAGTTGCTCCTGTTGCCGGTCGCGCTCGGTGCGGGCGCGGCGGGCGTGCTCAGTCTCGCAACCGGGTTCTCGATCGCTATCGTCGGCGTCATGATCGCCGCCGCGCTCGTGCCGCCGATGGCCGCTGCGGGCATCGCCATCGCGTGGGGACTCCCCATCGCGGCGCTCGGCTCGACGGTGCTCGTGCTGGTGAACCTGCTCGGCGTGAACCTGTCCGGGCTGGTGACCCTGTGGTACCTCGGTTACCGCCCCGGAAGCTGGTTCGAGATCTCGACGGCACAGCGACAGTTCGTCAAACAGATCGGCATCTTCGTCGTCGTCATCGCGCTGCTGTCGCTGTTCCTGACCGGAATTACTTACACCTCCTACCAGGTCTCGGCGTTCGAGGAGACCGCGACCCAGGAGAGCGAGGCCGTCCTCGCCGAGTACGACGACGCGACCTTGCTCGAGGTGGACGTCGAGGTCCGTGAAGATGGGGCGCCGATCGGCACCTCGCTGGACGCGACACAGCAGATCGACGTCGTGATAATCGAGGTTGGCGGCCCGCCAGGGGTGTACGACGCCGAACTGATCGAACGACTCGAGACCGCTATCAACGAACACACGACCGACGACGTCGCGGTTCAGGTCCGGTTCGTGACGATCGGCGAGAACTATAGTAGCCACTGA
- a CDS encoding DUF460 domain-containing protein → MSTRTSALDAVVYGVDVQSGDVRGDAPSYALVRYDGDDVARDVVSHRKLRRLIDDEEPAIVATDNMYELAADKDELIHFLGSLPAGTKLVQVTGAQQPEPLSRVAKRHGIPYGKEPMKEAEAAARLAAHSVGHEVSAFTDTTEVKVSRGRSTGSGGWSEDRFTRRIHGSVKKRAREVESELEDANLEYEKDVREAYGGFANAIFTVEARPQDIPVSRNRSGDVRVEIERERRDGIEFRPLAKRRDHVVVGIDPGTTTAVAIVGLEGEVLDVWSSRTSDTAEVIEWIVERGRPIVVAADVTPIPETVEKFRRSFDAAGWTPESDLPIDEKQHRTRDHQYENDHQRDAMAAALYAVDAHEDQFERIAAKLPPGIDRGEVTARVVAGEESVEAVLTDLEDDDESDEETTAHEPRELTDEERRIKDLEKQVERLQSHVGSLEDRLEEKDDRIDELESELDESRRKERKEVRRNREVTRYRRKAERLEYERDEAREEVEKLEKKVERMKALWKLDHSNFSDVSAEKEGLVPVKVVEKFTKGAIREADDQYGIAAGDVVYVRDASGAGRSTAELLADFEPRVILKEGGLSDAADEILFDAEIPVGPAGDVAMQEVDELAVAREDDVEAVIDDWHERAEERRRDRKAAMVDQLISEHRAGDNEV, encoded by the coding sequence GTGAGTACGCGAACGAGTGCGCTCGACGCAGTCGTCTACGGTGTCGACGTCCAGAGTGGTGACGTGCGCGGCGACGCGCCGTCGTACGCACTGGTCAGGTACGATGGCGACGACGTCGCCCGGGACGTCGTCTCCCACCGGAAACTGCGGCGACTGATCGACGACGAGGAGCCAGCGATCGTCGCGACGGACAACATGTACGAGCTGGCGGCCGACAAGGACGAGCTAATCCACTTCTTGGGGTCGCTGCCCGCAGGGACGAAACTCGTCCAGGTGACGGGTGCCCAACAGCCCGAGCCGCTCTCTCGCGTCGCGAAACGCCACGGCATCCCCTACGGGAAAGAGCCGATGAAAGAGGCCGAGGCCGCCGCTCGCCTCGCGGCACACAGCGTCGGCCACGAAGTCTCCGCCTTTACCGACACGACCGAGGTCAAGGTCTCGAGGGGGCGTTCGACCGGCAGCGGTGGCTGGAGCGAGGACCGCTTCACCCGACGCATCCACGGTTCCGTAAAGAAGCGGGCCCGCGAGGTCGAGTCCGAACTCGAGGACGCCAACCTCGAGTACGAGAAAGACGTTCGCGAGGCCTACGGCGGGTTCGCCAACGCCATCTTCACCGTCGAGGCACGCCCTCAGGACATCCCGGTCTCCCGGAACCGGTCCGGCGACGTTCGCGTCGAGATCGAACGCGAACGACGGGACGGCATCGAGTTCCGCCCGCTCGCGAAACGCCGCGACCACGTCGTCGTCGGCATCGACCCGGGCACGACGACCGCCGTCGCAATCGTCGGTCTCGAGGGCGAAGTCTTGGACGTCTGGAGCTCTCGTACCAGCGACACGGCCGAGGTGATCGAGTGGATCGTCGAACGCGGCCGTCCGATCGTCGTCGCTGCGGACGTGACGCCGATACCCGAGACGGTCGAAAAGTTCCGCCGGAGCTTCGACGCCGCCGGCTGGACGCCGGAAAGTGACCTGCCGATCGACGAGAAACAACACCGGACTCGCGACCACCAGTACGAGAACGACCACCAGCGCGACGCCATGGCTGCCGCCCTCTACGCGGTCGACGCCCACGAGGACCAGTTCGAACGCATCGCCGCCAAACTCCCGCCCGGCATCGACCGCGGCGAGGTCACCGCCCGCGTCGTCGCCGGCGAGGAAAGCGTCGAAGCCGTCCTCACGGACCTGGAGGACGACGACGAGAGCGACGAGGAGACGACGGCCCACGAACCGCGCGAACTCACCGACGAGGAACGCCGGATCAAGGACCTCGAGAAACAGGTCGAACGCCTCCAGTCTCACGTCGGCAGCCTAGAGGATCGGCTCGAGGAGAAAGACGACCGCATCGACGAACTCGAGTCCGAACTGGACGAGTCACGCCGAAAGGAACGCAAGGAGGTTCGGCGCAACCGCGAAGTAACTCGTTACCGCCGGAAAGCGGAGCGACTCGAGTACGAACGCGACGAGGCCCGCGAGGAAGTCGAGAAACTCGAGAAGAAGGTCGAACGGATGAAGGCGCTCTGGAAGCTGGATCACTCGAACTTCAGCGACGTCTCGGCGGAGAAGGAGGGACTCGTTCCCGTGAAGGTCGTCGAGAAGTTCACCAAGGGCGCGATCCGCGAGGCCGACGACCAGTACGGTATCGCGGCTGGCGACGTGGTCTACGTGCGAGACGCCAGCGGTGCGGGTCGCTCGACTGCGGAGTTACTCGCCGACTTCGAGCCTCGCGTGATCCTGAAGGAGGGTGGGCTCTCCGACGCCGCAGACGAGATCCTCTTTGACGCCGAGATTCCGGTCGGGCCGGCGGGCGACGTCGCGATGCAGGAGGTCGACGAACTCGCCGTTGCTCGTGAGGACGACGTCGAGGCGGTGATCGACGACTGGCACGAGCGGGCCGAAGAGCGTCGCCGCGACCGCAAAGCGGCGATGGTCGATCAGCTTATCAGCGAGCATCGAGCGGGCGACAACGAGGTTTGA
- a CDS encoding DUF7470 family protein, which produces MLNNLGPLGIVGIVLLLAGIALIAIESLIVAAGIALVLAGLGLVVKSLVSSVLQSFGMM; this is translated from the coding sequence ATGCTGAACAATCTCGGACCGCTCGGAATCGTCGGCATCGTACTCCTGCTCGCCGGTATCGCACTCATCGCAATCGAGAGTCTCATCGTTGCCGCCGGAATCGCCCTCGTGCTCGCCGGACTCGGACTGGTCGTGAAGTCACTGGTCTCGAGCGTTCTCCAGAGTTTCGGAATGATGTGA
- the eif1A gene encoding translation initiation factor eIF-1A, whose protein sequence is MSDDGNGGRKNLRMPDDDEVFATVTDMLGANRVKVRCADGQERTARIPGKMQKRIWIREDDVVLVEPWDWQDEKADITWRYEKSEADQLREEGHIQ, encoded by the coding sequence ATGAGTGACGACGGTAACGGCGGTCGGAAGAACCTCCGGATGCCGGACGACGACGAGGTCTTCGCGACCGTCACCGATATGCTCGGGGCGAATCGGGTCAAAGTACGCTGTGCGGACGGGCAGGAACGGACCGCACGCATCCCTGGCAAGATGCAAAAGCGCATCTGGATCCGCGAAGACGACGTCGTTCTCGTCGAACCCTGGGACTGGCAGGACGAGAAAGCCGACATCACCTGGCGCTACGAGAAGAGCGAAGCCGACCAGCTTCGAGAAGAAGGCCACATTCAGTAG
- a CDS encoding pyridoxal-phosphate-dependent aminotransferase family protein, producing the protein MTEKREYRDDYPEKTLYIPGPTEVREDVVEAMSQPMFGHRMDRMTDLYTTIVEDTKEFLDTDNEVIVLTGSGTEFMESSILNLVDENVLVTTCGSFSERQANVAERLGKNVDTLEYEWGKAVKPEDIRQRLEESDGKYDVVTCVMNESSTGVRNPIEEIGDVVAEYEDTYFVVDAVSALGGDYVDIDEHNIDVIFTSVQKAFAMPPGLAVCVVSDDAYERELESESSSWYGGFQRSLDYYDRKGQTHSTPAIPIMLAYRKQMKYMLEEGHDARDQRHREMAEYTREWAREHFAMYPEEGYESQTVSCIENTQGIDVAETIDAVSKEYDMVFANGYGSALGEKTFRIGHMGEHDLESIEALTDAIEDVAGL; encoded by the coding sequence GTGACCGAGAAACGAGAATACAGGGACGACTATCCCGAGAAGACGCTGTACATTCCTGGCCCAACCGAGGTCCGCGAAGACGTCGTCGAAGCGATGAGCCAGCCGATGTTCGGCCACCGCATGGACCGGATGACCGACCTCTATACGACCATCGTCGAGGACACGAAAGAGTTCCTCGATACCGACAACGAAGTCATCGTCCTCACCGGGTCGGGAACCGAGTTCATGGAGAGTTCGATCCTCAACCTCGTCGACGAGAACGTCCTCGTGACGACCTGCGGGAGCTTCAGCGAACGCCAGGCAAACGTCGCCGAACGGCTCGGGAAGAACGTCGACACCCTCGAGTACGAGTGGGGGAAAGCGGTCAAACCCGAGGACATCCGCCAGCGTCTCGAGGAGAGCGACGGCAAATACGACGTCGTCACCTGCGTGATGAACGAGTCCTCCACGGGCGTTCGCAACCCCATCGAGGAGATCGGCGACGTCGTCGCCGAATACGAAGACACCTACTTCGTCGTCGACGCCGTCTCCGCGCTGGGCGGCGACTACGTCGACATCGACGAGCACAATATCGACGTCATCTTCACCTCGGTCCAGAAGGCCTTCGCCATGCCACCCGGCCTCGCGGTCTGTGTCGTCAGCGACGACGCCTACGAGCGCGAACTCGAGTCCGAGTCGTCCTCGTGGTACGGCGGCTTCCAGCGGTCGCTCGACTACTACGACCGAAAAGGCCAGACTCACTCCACGCCCGCCATCCCGATCATGCTCGCCTACCGCAAGCAGATGAAGTACATGCTCGAGGAGGGTCACGACGCTCGCGACCAGCGCCACCGCGAGATGGCAGAGTACACGCGTGAGTGGGCTCGCGAACACTTCGCGATGTACCCCGAGGAAGGGTACGAGTCCCAGACGGTGAGCTGTATCGAGAACACGCAAGGAATCGACGTCGCCGAAACGATCGATGCCGTCTCCAAGGAGTACGACATGGTCTTCGCGAACGGCTACGGCTCGGCGCTCGGCGAGAAAACGTTCCGTATCGGCCACATGGGTGAACACGACCTCGAGTCGATCGAGGCGCTGACTGACGCTATCGAAGACGTCGCCGGACTGTAG